From Synoicihabitans lomoniglobus, the proteins below share one genomic window:
- a CDS encoding HAD family hydrolase, whose amino-acid sequence MTRSDRAELPLIIFDVDGTLVGGESYDWSAFGAAFEEVSGTTFAAGFFDKLTEVTASAIVRAALPQLNETALAHTIIRVAHGYAQRLAVDIAAHPAAFQPTPGALELLRELSARGYNCAIATGDWFESIKLKLNAAQIPWHPLPIATSSDRPTRAETIALAAERSGRAVSQSIYIGDGTWDLRATQSLRIPFIGVGAKHPALASAGAEHVFPTLEPAGILPLLDQIRANRRVPTL is encoded by the coding sequence ATGACACGTTCCGATCGCGCTGAGTTGCCCCTGATTATCTTCGACGTCGACGGCACCCTGGTCGGAGGCGAATCCTACGACTGGTCCGCCTTTGGCGCGGCGTTCGAGGAGGTCTCGGGCACCACTTTCGCTGCCGGTTTTTTTGACAAGCTCACCGAAGTCACAGCCTCCGCCATCGTCCGAGCGGCGTTGCCTCAACTCAACGAAACCGCCTTGGCCCACACCATCATCCGAGTCGCCCACGGTTACGCCCAACGCTTGGCCGTCGACATCGCCGCCCACCCCGCAGCCTTTCAACCCACTCCCGGCGCCCTCGAGCTCCTCCGCGAACTTTCTGCTCGCGGCTACAACTGCGCCATCGCGACCGGCGATTGGTTTGAGTCCATTAAACTCAAACTCAACGCCGCGCAAATTCCCTGGCATCCGCTCCCCATCGCGACCAGCTCGGACCGCCCCACCCGCGCCGAGACGATTGCGCTGGCGGCCGAGCGGTCCGGACGCGCGGTCTCCCAATCCATCTACATCGGAGACGGCACCTGGGATCTCCGCGCCACCCAATCTCTGCGTATTCCCTTCATTGGCGTCGGTGCCAAACACCCTGCGCTCGCATCCGCCGGGGCCGAGCATGTGTTCCCTACCTTGGAGCCCGCCGGGATCTTACCTTTGCTCGACCAGATTCGAGCAAACCGCCGGGTCCCCACCCTCTGA
- a CDS encoding MoaD/ThiS family protein encodes MKTYQIRYFAILREQRGLAHETRPSAAPDAQALYQELQDEYGFTLPVDRLRAAINGEFAAWPAPLADGDEIVFIPPVAGG; translated from the coding sequence ATGAAGACCTACCAAATTCGTTACTTCGCCATCCTGCGCGAACAACGCGGCCTCGCCCACGAAACGCGCCCATCCGCCGCCCCCGACGCTCAGGCACTGTATCAGGAACTTCAGGACGAATACGGTTTCACCCTGCCCGTCGACCGACTCCGCGCCGCCATCAACGGTGAATTCGCCGCCTGGCCCGCCCCCCTCGCCGACGGCGACGAAATCGTCTTCATCCCCCCCGTCGCCGGCGGTTAA
- the moaA gene encoding GTP 3',8-cyclase MoaA, protein MAKSSVQDILGRPVRDLRISVTDRCNFRCPYCMPREVFGPGYQFMRDPQLMTTDEIVRIAAAFVELGVEKIRLTGGEPLLRPDLPELVRRLKTELGVRDVALTTNGWLLERHLPALREAGLDRINISVDSLEAATAGRMNGQGLDPTRVLRAIDAAIAAGLAVKINMVVQRGVNDHELEKVAAYFRDRKLPLRFIEFMDVGSSNHWTGDQVVPAQEILERIGVKWAIEPVGPSYRGEVAARYRYVDGAGEIGIIASITEPFCRDCHRARLSADGKLHTCLFTALGWNVLGCLRAGADASELRAYVARIWAGRRDRYSDERAEIMARGESTAKAEMSYLGG, encoded by the coding sequence ATGGCTAAAAGCTCGGTGCAGGACATTTTAGGCAGACCGGTGCGCGACTTGCGTATATCGGTGACGGATCGGTGTAATTTTCGGTGTCCGTATTGCATGCCGCGGGAGGTGTTTGGTCCGGGCTATCAGTTCATGCGCGATCCGCAGTTGATGACGACCGACGAGATTGTGCGCATCGCGGCGGCATTTGTGGAATTGGGGGTGGAGAAAATACGGCTGACCGGAGGCGAGCCGTTGTTGCGGCCGGATTTGCCGGAGTTGGTGAGGCGCTTGAAGACCGAGCTGGGGGTGCGCGATGTGGCGCTGACGACGAATGGATGGCTACTGGAGCGGCATTTGCCGGCTTTGCGGGAGGCGGGGTTGGATCGGATCAATATATCGGTCGACTCGCTGGAGGCCGCCACGGCGGGACGCATGAACGGTCAAGGCCTCGATCCCACCCGGGTATTGCGAGCCATCGACGCGGCCATCGCGGCGGGATTGGCGGTGAAGATCAACATGGTCGTCCAACGCGGCGTGAATGATCATGAGCTCGAAAAGGTGGCGGCCTACTTTCGCGATCGAAAACTGCCGTTGCGCTTTATCGAGTTCATGGATGTTGGCAGTTCCAATCACTGGACGGGTGATCAGGTGGTGCCCGCGCAGGAGATCCTCGAGCGGATCGGCGTGAAGTGGGCGATTGAGCCCGTGGGACCCTCTTATCGCGGCGAAGTGGCCGCCCGATACCGCTATGTCGACGGCGCGGGGGAGATTGGAATCATTGCCTCGATTACGGAGCCGTTTTGCCGAGATTGCCATCGGGCGCGCTTATCGGCGGATGGAAAACTGCACACCTGCTTGTTTACAGCGTTGGGCTGGAACGTGTTGGGTTGTTTACGCGCCGGTGCGGATGCGTCTGAACTGCGTGCCTACGTGGCGCGAATCTGGGCGGGTCGCCGGGATCGTTATTCCGATGAACGCGCGGAAATCATGGCGCGCGGCGAGTCCACAGCGAAGGCTGAAATGAGTTATTTGGGTGGGTAG
- a CDS encoding autotransporter-associated beta strand repeat-containing protein has translation MKLPRIIQWLSFPIFGLGISHAQVLTESFTGTTASGWVMDGTGYTPSLTASTGTDTVGDGWLRLTSNGGNQATSAYYDSAFTAAGSTVYASFEYATWGGTGADGITFFLFDGSTSFAVGANGGSMGYAQKSGTGADDHAGLAGGYIGVAIDEFGNFSNATEGRVGGTGFAPDSISVRGSESSSYAFLGGSGTLSTSIDTPGVGSRPSVVNQVQVLLNATNQLTVTLQQGGTSPQTVLQMDLSAFARPETLKLGFTSGTGGSNNYHEVRNVEASTIGASLWSNSQGTSAWGTNTNWDPTVTPGTGEDILFDNTHVATNQSINTEANRTVRSVTFDAPFDYAVNNNTLTFDNGGVAGFSGVAATQTHGVGNHAINSNIAINNDIYVRNSNSGTLTLGGNIATNGRSITFDGSGGTTTANGVISGSGRIIKNDAGTATFAGANTYSGGTTLNGGTLNANHNNALGSGTVTLAGGTLASTTGRTIGNTLTVTGNTSLANISSTGTLTNSGADHTIGLSGVTQSGTVNLANNNTGRTVDFNVGTNSTISGVIANGGTGAGNLTKTGPGSLTLSGANTYTGTTTISDGAIVLGASNRLHNASDLVFGAGTTLNLNGFSERVDNLTGGDGATLDFGATPGANTFLFDTYTAPSSGVFVINNWEDGTDKLATTVNGQDVSSIYLSGYGVATYSGGTTTYDGSGTGYLLNSAAVTLLEWDGSSSNSWNTSNNWSPANVPSNSSEFALFDDAGLGRTSVSLNANRTVGGIIFGVNATSSYTVSSGNRDITLQGAVPYIQQKSGVTQTLAMDDLRLRANTVVDITGAGDLVIDADVRNYDGTGRALIKDGTGAGRLILSGNDNNYSAGLYVNTGIVQAQHTTSLGTGTGHVAEGGALEFSNSGTTTNNIEIAGSGVSSGGALRNVAGNNTLTGTITETAAARITADAGTTLSLTGNLTGSGTNTTFAGPGAINVSRITTGSGGVTVESGAITYTGGSANTYTGATTVNGGSLTLNKNSGVDAIGTGGLVINSGATVTSQQNHQIADSASVALNGTGTFNLNGRTETVAQLNTTAASTVALGSGGNLTVGAPSVVNSTISGNLTGSGTSTFNVNGLGSVYVSANNTGFSGTTNVTSGTLNISGYNEVLGSGAVNVASGGNLQVQGGLDLDNTITLNGTGTSANGALQNFGGANTLSGSVVLGSNARVQSNSGSLTISGTVTGSGNTLTVGGTSSTTISGVVATGSGGLVKDEAGTLTLSGANSYTGATTINAGKVIATNNTSLGTAGTGTTVGAAGTLQIQNNITIAGEALALDGTLNNASGNNTYGGAISGTGDLNVNGGTLTLSSNSSTFTGDITVTSGTTLIATADNALGAGGGTTSVLSGGTLEVTGSIDIDTEDNLYLAGVGVTSEGALLSTSGNNTVDTPMTLTANATIGATSGTLNLGTQANSPVLDLSTHDLTLNTNGGNIVVESDFTGTGDIIKTGSGTLTLNHGEAYPSILSPSTDFFLTDGTTILNTYATENSGMRGNVTIGDGTGAAGSAILQQGILESGADNSNQIIADTSNITINSDGYWDLQGHKEVVNNVTMNGGTIDAKKNVGDANRLDIGGSLSATADATINGLLGLNNQSAASIVVDSGANLDINAILSNGGFDKTGDGTLTLSGANTYVGNTEISNGIVIVDNDSGLGSVGSSHTRVDSGAQLQLSNVNIGNEPLKLSGTGHNGDGTGALRATTGTNTVSGSVALEANAEIQTDSGATLAINGNITGSGKTLTVDSLGNTTFNGNNTFNTLEKNGAGTLTVTGTNTYATANINTGTFALGNSNILADTMDVNLGAAGTFAVGGYTETIDDLNGSGTLTIASGGSLGIDKIGNAGAFTGTLDVDGIMTLNGGLIGAGADGSASTGTMMLNAASTLEIAADFVFGGTLELAANTTLKLSGAGTEFNLDTLHITGDSIIDFSGVDATTFNIGSLVIDPGVAVTAVGWDSFYDLWTAANFSGATLDERDTNTAQITFDGFTSADTIWLTYDYGSNEITVPEPSTYGAILMGTGLATFLLRRKRRAPAAPATN, from the coding sequence GTGAAGCTGCCCCGAATTATTCAATGGCTCTCGTTTCCCATTTTTGGCCTGGGGATTTCGCATGCTCAGGTGCTAACGGAGAGTTTTACGGGCACGACGGCGAGCGGATGGGTGATGGATGGCACGGGCTACACGCCGTCGCTTACGGCCTCGACCGGCACCGATACGGTCGGTGACGGATGGCTGCGGTTGACGTCCAATGGTGGCAACCAGGCCACCAGCGCTTATTACGATTCGGCCTTCACGGCGGCGGGATCGACGGTCTATGCCTCCTTCGAGTATGCGACGTGGGGCGGAACCGGGGCGGACGGTATCACCTTTTTCCTGTTTGATGGCAGCACGTCGTTTGCGGTGGGGGCCAACGGCGGCTCGATGGGTTACGCTCAAAAATCCGGCACGGGCGCGGACGACCACGCGGGGTTGGCGGGAGGCTACATCGGTGTGGCGATTGATGAGTTCGGCAACTTTTCCAACGCGACGGAAGGTCGGGTCGGGGGAACGGGGTTCGCGCCGGATTCGATCTCCGTGCGGGGGTCGGAATCCTCGAGTTATGCGTTTCTGGGTGGGAGCGGCACCCTCTCCACCTCGATCGACACGCCGGGAGTGGGATCTCGCCCGTCCGTGGTCAATCAGGTGCAAGTGCTGCTCAATGCGACCAATCAACTGACCGTCACGCTGCAGCAGGGCGGCACTTCGCCGCAGACCGTGTTGCAAATGGATCTATCCGCTTTTGCGCGTCCCGAAACGCTGAAGCTGGGTTTCACTTCGGGCACCGGAGGCAGCAATAACTACCACGAGGTGCGGAACGTGGAAGCCTCGACCATCGGCGCCAGCCTCTGGTCGAATTCCCAAGGCACCAGTGCGTGGGGCACCAATACCAATTGGGACCCCACGGTCACTCCCGGCACCGGCGAGGACATCCTGTTCGACAACACCCACGTTGCCACGAACCAGTCGATCAACACCGAGGCCAATCGCACCGTGCGATCGGTCACGTTCGATGCGCCATTCGACTACGCGGTCAACAACAACACCCTCACCTTCGACAACGGCGGCGTAGCGGGATTTTCCGGAGTCGCCGCCACCCAAACCCACGGCGTGGGCAATCACGCGATCAATTCCAACATCGCGATCAATAACGATATTTACGTCCGCAATTCGAATTCGGGCACGCTCACTCTCGGCGGTAACATTGCGACGAACGGCCGCTCCATCACGTTTGACGGCTCCGGGGGCACGACCACAGCGAACGGTGTCATTTCCGGTTCAGGCCGCATCATTAAAAACGACGCCGGCACCGCCACGTTTGCTGGCGCCAACACCTACTCCGGTGGCACGACCCTCAACGGCGGCACCCTCAACGCCAACCACAACAATGCGCTCGGCAGCGGCACGGTTACGCTCGCGGGCGGCACGCTCGCATCGACCACCGGCCGCACCATTGGCAATACGCTCACCGTCACGGGCAATACCTCCCTCGCCAATATCTCCAGCACCGGCACGCTCACCAATTCCGGGGCCGATCACACCATCGGGCTCAGTGGCGTGACGCAGAGCGGCACCGTCAACCTCGCCAACAACAACACCGGCCGCACCGTCGACTTCAACGTCGGCACCAACTCAACCATCAGCGGAGTTATCGCCAACGGCGGGACCGGCGCGGGTAACCTCACGAAAACCGGCCCGGGTTCACTCACCCTCAGTGGCGCCAACACCTACACCGGCACCACCACCATCTCCGACGGCGCCATCGTCCTCGGTGCCAGCAACCGTCTGCATAACGCCAGCGATCTCGTGTTCGGCGCGGGCACGACCCTCAATCTCAACGGCTTTTCCGAACGCGTCGACAATCTCACCGGCGGCGACGGCGCCACGCTCGACTTCGGGGCGACGCCGGGAGCCAACACGTTTCTCTTCGATACCTACACGGCCCCGTCCAGCGGTGTTTTCGTGATCAACAATTGGGAAGATGGCACCGACAAACTGGCGACCACGGTCAATGGTCAGGATGTCAGCTCCATCTACCTTTCGGGCTACGGCGTCGCAACCTACTCCGGCGGCACCACCACCTATGACGGATCGGGCACGGGTTATCTGCTGAACTCTGCCGCCGTCACGTTGCTCGAGTGGGACGGCTCCAGCAGCAACAGTTGGAATACGAGCAACAATTGGTCGCCGGCCAACGTGCCCAGCAATTCCTCCGAATTTGCCCTTTTCGATGACGCCGGCCTCGGCCGCACCAGTGTGTCACTCAATGCCAACCGGACCGTGGGGGGCATTATCTTCGGCGTGAATGCGACCAGCTCCTACACGGTCTCTTCGGGAAATCGGGATATAACGCTTCAAGGTGCCGTCCCTTACATCCAACAAAAGAGCGGCGTGACTCAGACCCTCGCCATGGATGATCTGCGACTTCGCGCCAACACCGTGGTCGATATCACGGGAGCGGGCGACCTTGTCATCGATGCGGACGTGCGTAATTACGATGGCACGGGTCGCGCCCTCATTAAGGACGGCACGGGAGCGGGAAGACTTATCCTGAGCGGTAACGACAATAATTACAGTGCGGGACTTTACGTGAACACCGGCATCGTGCAGGCCCAACACACCACCTCATTGGGCACGGGCACGGGCCACGTCGCCGAAGGCGGCGCGCTGGAGTTCTCCAACTCCGGGACGACGACCAACAATATTGAAATCGCCGGCTCGGGTGTCAGCTCCGGTGGCGCCTTACGCAACGTCGCCGGCAACAACACCCTCACGGGCACCATCACCGAAACCGCCGCCGCCCGGATCACCGCCGATGCCGGCACCACGCTTTCTCTCACCGGCAACCTCACCGGCAGCGGCACCAACACGACCTTCGCCGGTCCGGGAGCCATCAACGTGAGTCGCATCACCACCGGCAGCGGTGGCGTCACCGTCGAGTCCGGCGCGATCACCTACACCGGGGGCAGCGCCAACACCTATACCGGTGCCACCACCGTCAACGGTGGTTCGCTGACTCTCAACAAGAACTCCGGCGTCGACGCCATCGGCACCGGCGGCCTCGTGATCAATTCCGGCGCCACCGTCACCTCCCAGCAGAATCATCAGATCGCCGACTCCGCCTCCGTCGCGCTCAATGGCACCGGCACTTTCAATCTCAATGGCCGGACCGAAACCGTCGCCCAGCTCAACACGACCGCGGCCTCGACCGTGGCCCTTGGCAGCGGAGGCAATCTCACCGTGGGAGCACCGTCCGTCGTTAATTCGACCATCTCGGGCAACCTCACCGGTTCCGGCACCAGCACCTTCAATGTCAACGGCCTCGGCTCCGTCTACGTGTCGGCGAACAACACCGGGTTCAGCGGCACGACCAACGTCACTAGCGGCACGCTCAACATATCCGGATACAACGAAGTGCTCGGCTCCGGTGCGGTCAATGTGGCCTCCGGCGGCAATCTCCAGGTGCAAGGCGGTCTCGACCTCGACAATACCATCACGCTCAACGGCACCGGCACGTCCGCCAATGGTGCCCTGCAGAATTTTGGCGGCGCCAACACCTTGTCCGGTTCCGTGGTGCTCGGCTCCAACGCCCGCGTGCAGTCCAATTCCGGCAGCCTCACCATCTCCGGCACGGTCACCGGCAGCGGCAACACCCTCACGGTGGGCGGCACCAGCAGCACCACGATTTCAGGCGTGGTCGCCACGGGCTCGGGCGGTCTCGTCAAGGATGAGGCCGGCACGCTGACCCTGTCGGGAGCGAACAGCTACACGGGAGCGACGACGATCAACGCGGGCAAAGTGATTGCGACGAACAACACGTCGCTGGGCACGGCGGGCACGGGCACGACGGTGGGCGCGGCGGGCACGCTGCAGATCCAAAACAACATCACCATCGCAGGCGAAGCGCTGGCGCTGGACGGCACGCTCAACAACGCGTCGGGCAACAACACCTACGGCGGAGCGATCAGCGGCACGGGCGACCTCAACGTCAACGGCGGCACGCTGACCCTCTCCAGCAACAGCAGCACCTTCACCGGCGACATCACGGTGACCTCGGGCACGACACTCATTGCGACCGCCGACAACGCGCTGGGCGCGGGCGGCGGCACCACCAGCGTGCTCTCGGGCGGCACGCTCGAAGTGACGGGCAGCATCGACATCGATACCGAGGACAACCTCTACCTCGCGGGCGTGGGCGTGACCAGCGAAGGCGCGCTGCTGAGCACCTCGGGTAACAACACCGTGGATACGCCGATGACCCTCACGGCCAACGCGACCATCGGCGCGACCAGCGGCACGCTCAACCTGGGCACGCAGGCGAACTCACCCGTGCTCGACCTGTCGACCCACGACCTCACGCTCAATACCAACGGCGGTAACATCGTCGTCGAGTCGGACTTCACCGGCACCGGCGACATCATCAAAACCGGCTCCGGCACGCTGACCCTCAACCACGGCGAAGCCTACCCCTCGATCCTGTCCCCCTCGACGGACTTCTTCCTCACCGACGGCACGACGATCCTCAACACCTACGCGACCGAAAACAGCGGCATGCGCGGCAACGTCACGATCGGCGACGGCACCGGCGCCGCCGGTTCCGCCATCCTCCAACAAGGTATCCTCGAGTCCGGGGCCGATAACTCCAACCAGATCATCGCGGACACCTCGAACATCACGATCAACTCCGACGGTTACTGGGACCTGCAAGGCCACAAGGAAGTGGTCAACAACGTCACCATGAACGGCGGCACCATCGACGCGAAAAAGAACGTCGGCGACGCCAACCGCCTCGACATCGGCGGCAGCCTGAGCGCCACCGCCGACGCGACCATCAACGGCCTGCTCGGCCTCAACAACCAAAGCGCCGCCTCGATCGTCGTGGATTCCGGGGCCAACCTCGACATCAACGCGATCCTCTCCAACGGCGGCTTCGACAAGACCGGCGACGGCACCCTGACCCTCTCCGGTGCCAACACCTACGTCGGCAATACCGAGATCTCCAACGGCATCGTCATCGTCGACAACGACTCCGGCCTCGGCTCCGTCGGCTCCAGCCACACCCGGGTCGATTCCGGCGCCCAGCTCCAACTGTCCAACGTCAACATCGGCAACGAACCCCTCAAACTCTCCGGCACCGGCCACAACGGCGACGGCACCGGCGCACTGCGCGCCACCACCGGCACCAACACCGTCAGCGGCTCCGTGGCCCTCGAAGCCAACGCGGAGATCCAGACCGACTCCGGCGCGACCCTCGCCATCAACGGCAACATCACCGGCTCCGGCAAAACCCTCACGGTCGACTCCCTCGGCAACACGACCTTCAACGGTAACAACACCTTCAATACCCTGGAGAAAAACGGCGCCGGCACGCTCACCGTCACCGGGACCAACACCTACGCCACCGCCAACATCAACACCGGCACCTTCGCCCTGGGTAACTCCAACATCCTCGCCGACACCATGGACGTGAATCTCGGCGCCGCGGGCACCTTCGCCGTCGGCGGTTACACCGAGACGATCGACGACCTCAACGGCTCGGGGACCCTCACCATCGCCTCCGGCGGCTCCCTCGGCATCGACAAGATCGGCAACGCCGGCGCGTTCACCGGCACGCTCGACGTCGACGGCATCATGACGCTCAACGGCGGCCTCATCGGCGCCGGCGCCGACGGCTCCGCCAGCACCGGCACGATGATGCTCAACGCCGCGAGCACCCTGGAAATCGCGGCCGACTTCGTCTTCGGCGGCACCCTCGAACTGGCCGCCAACACGACCCTCAAGCTCTCCGGCGCCGGCACCGAGTTTAACCTCGATACGCTGCACATCACCGGCGACTCGATCATCGACTTCAGCGGCGTCGACGCGACGACGTTCAACATCGGCAGCCTCGTGATCGACCCCGGCGTAGCGGTGACCGCCGTGGGCTGGGACTCGTTCTACGACCTGTGGACCGCCGCGAACTTCAGCGGAGCGACGCTGGACGAACGCGACACCAACACCGCGCAAATCACCTTCGACGGCTTCACCTCGGCGGACACGATCTGGCTGACCTACGACTACGGCTCCAACGAGATCACGGTGCCGGAGCCCTCGACCTACGGAGCGATCCTGATGGGCACGGGCCTGGCGACCTTCCTGCTGCGCCGCAAACGCCGCGCCCCCGCCGCCCCCGCGACCAACTGA
- a CDS encoding molybdenum cofactor biosynthesis protein MoaE: MPFRIISQPIQPAALLHPQAGACATFEGWVRNHNEGQAVDSLEYEAFAELAEKEGERVLAEARERFDLLAVEAVHRVGHLQIGDLAVWVGVAAAHRGPAFDACRYIIDELKARVPIWKREHYASGETTWINCATRGDFADKTPPTAS; encoded by the coding sequence ATGCCGTTTCGTATCATATCCCAGCCCATCCAGCCCGCCGCGCTCCTTCATCCCCAGGCCGGGGCGTGTGCCACGTTTGAGGGGTGGGTGCGCAATCACAACGAGGGCCAGGCCGTCGACTCCCTCGAATACGAGGCCTTTGCCGAGCTCGCCGAAAAAGAGGGCGAGCGCGTGCTCGCCGAAGCCCGCGAGCGCTTCGACTTACTCGCCGTCGAGGCCGTGCACCGGGTCGGCCATCTGCAAATCGGCGACCTCGCCGTGTGGGTGGGCGTGGCCGCCGCTCACCGCGGACCCGCCTTCGACGCCTGCCGCTACATTATCGACGAGCTCAAGGCCCGGGTGCCGATCTGGAAGAGGGAGCACTACGCTTCCGGCGAAACCACGTGGATCAACTGCGCCACCCGCGGCGATTTTGCCGATAAAACTCCGCCGACCGCCTCGTGA
- the moaC gene encoding cyclic pyranopterin monophosphate synthase MoaC — protein sequence MALDLIGFARSALPIMLSHLDDQNRPRMVDVGAKAVTARQARARALVHLPPALAALVADNEIVGKKGPVFQTASLAGTMAVKRTSDLIPLCHPLPIEKCTIELHAGAPAADGSIDVEVLCTVGVTAKTGVEMEALTGATIAALTLYDMGKAVTPDIVIHDIRLVAKTGGKSDYQAPITPA from the coding sequence ATGGCGCTGGACCTGATCGGTTTCGCCCGCTCTGCTCTGCCCATCATGCTCTCCCATTTGGACGACCAAAACCGCCCGCGCATGGTCGACGTCGGGGCCAAAGCGGTGACCGCTCGCCAAGCCCGCGCCCGAGCCCTCGTGCACCTGCCGCCCGCGCTCGCCGCGCTGGTGGCCGACAACGAAATCGTCGGCAAAAAGGGCCCCGTATTCCAAACCGCCAGCCTCGCCGGCACCATGGCGGTCAAGCGCACCAGTGACCTCATCCCGCTGTGTCATCCGTTGCCGATCGAAAAGTGCACCATCGAGCTGCACGCCGGTGCTCCCGCCGCCGACGGCTCGATCGACGTGGAGGTGCTCTGCACCGTGGGGGTCACCGCCAAAACCGGCGTCGAAATGGAAGCCTTGACCGGCGCGACCATCGCCGCACTCACGCTCTACGACATGGGCAAAGCGGTCACGCCCGACATCGTCATCCACGACATCCGGCTCGTGGCTAAAACCGGCGGAAAATCCGACTACCAAGCCCCGATCACTCCGGCATGA
- a CDS encoding molybdopterin molybdotransferase MoeA: MLATPTAATATIATHLTVLSTEDCPLSAAHGRILRGPVSADRPLPPYNRVTMDGYAVNSADWSSDSSRGLRITGFQAAGMMAQTLAATGLAIEIATGAVLPMGADAIVPYEEVERTDDTVKLAATATCQPGQNIHRLGSDVATGTALIPAGTRLTGADIAVAATVGAAQLRVSARPTVAIISTGDELVEVDARHVAPHQIRRSNDHALRAALLQSGLTARIERFHLRDHRTEIDASLRHILAEFDVVIISGGVSKGKLDHLPQALADLGVTQHLRGIAQRPGKPMWFGTTPRRTPVFALPGNPVSTYTCLHRYVLPALRHMAGQTPAQPETAILAETFKFPRPLAFMLPVKVGTTDDGRNIARPAPFNTSGDLGGLLGTDGFVELPAETDTFAAGTPVTLWRWT, encoded by the coding sequence ATGCTTGCCACCCCGACCGCCGCCACCGCAACCATCGCCACGCACTTGACCGTGCTCTCCACCGAAGACTGCCCGCTGAGCGCGGCCCATGGGCGCATCCTGCGCGGGCCGGTATCGGCGGATCGTCCGCTGCCCCCCTACAATCGCGTCACCATGGATGGCTATGCGGTCAACAGCGCCGACTGGTCGAGCGATTCGAGCCGGGGCTTGCGGATCACCGGATTTCAAGCCGCCGGTATGATGGCCCAAACCCTCGCGGCCACCGGGCTCGCCATCGAAATAGCCACCGGCGCCGTGCTCCCCATGGGAGCCGACGCAATCGTGCCTTATGAGGAAGTGGAGCGGACCGATGACACCGTGAAACTCGCCGCCACCGCCACGTGTCAACCCGGTCAAAACATCCACCGGCTCGGGTCGGACGTCGCCACCGGCACTGCCCTGATCCCCGCCGGCACCCGCCTCACCGGTGCGGACATCGCCGTGGCCGCGACCGTGGGCGCCGCTCAACTTCGCGTCTCGGCCCGGCCCACGGTCGCCATCATCTCGACCGGCGACGAACTCGTCGAAGTCGACGCCCGCCACGTGGCTCCCCACCAAATCCGCCGCTCCAACGACCACGCCCTCCGCGCCGCGCTGCTGCAAAGCGGACTCACCGCGCGCATCGAACGCTTTCACCTCCGCGACCACCGCACCGAAATCGACGCGTCGCTGCGCCATATCCTGGCCGAGTTCGACGTCGTGATCATCAGCGGTGGCGTTTCCAAGGGAAAACTCGACCACCTCCCGCAGGCGCTGGCCGACCTCGGCGTGACCCAGCACCTGCGTGGCATTGCTCAACGCCCTGGTAAACCGATGTGGTTTGGCACCACTCCGCGCCGCACGCCGGTTTTTGCCCTGCCGGGCAATCCCGTTTCGACCTACACCTGCCTGCATCGCTACGTGCTACCAGCCCTGCGTCACATGGCTGGACAGACACCCGCTCAGCCCGAGACCGCCATTTTGGCCGAAACCTTCAAGTTCCCCCGTCCCCTCGCCTTCATGCTGCCGGTCAAAGTCGGCACGACCGACGACGGACGGAACATCGCCCGCCCCGCCCCGTTCAACACCTCGGGCGATCTGGGGGGATTGCTGGGCACCGACGGGTTCGTCGAACTCCCGGCCGAAACCGACACCTTCGCCGCCGGCACGCCCGTCACCTTATGGCGCTGGACCTGA